In Bryobacteraceae bacterium, the following proteins share a genomic window:
- a CDS encoding sugar phosphate isomerase/epimerase family protein produces MKIGVNTLLWTAAFDRPNLPLIGELKGRGFDAIEIARFDWAGVAAALAPEIRREAEAQGIGVIACSAFTSSECCFATGSAAARQAGTEFLERAIDATAAMGANLLVGPFHGPVGYLAGRRRNAAEWSHMVDSLRAAGDYAHAAGVRIAIEPLNRFETYVMNTAADAARLCDEVAHPAIGILYDTFHANIEEKSQGEGLTAAGGHLFHVHTCENDRGAPGSGHVEWEEVVARLKAMNYDGYLVIESFGFAIKEIAAAACIWRDLAPTPETIAWDGLKFLRGATSY; encoded by the coding sequence ATGAAAATCGGCGTCAATACTCTCCTCTGGACCGCCGCCTTTGACCGTCCGAACCTGCCCCTCATCGGGGAACTCAAAGGCCGCGGCTTCGATGCAATCGAGATCGCACGTTTCGATTGGGCCGGCGTCGCCGCCGCCCTCGCGCCCGAGATCCGCCGCGAGGCCGAGGCCCAGGGCATCGGCGTGATCGCCTGCTCGGCTTTCACCAGTTCGGAATGCTGCTTCGCCACCGGGTCCGCGGCGGCCCGGCAGGCCGGTACGGAATTCCTCGAGCGCGCCATCGACGCCACCGCGGCCATGGGAGCGAATCTTCTCGTCGGCCCGTTTCACGGTCCGGTCGGCTACCTCGCCGGCCGGCGCCGCAACGCCGCCGAGTGGAGCCACATGGTCGACTCCCTCCGCGCCGCCGGCGACTACGCCCATGCCGCCGGAGTCCGCATCGCGATCGAGCCGCTCAATCGCTTCGAAACTTACGTGATGAACACCGCCGCCGACGCCGCCCGGCTCTGCGACGAAGTGGCCCACCCCGCCATCGGCATCTTATACGACACATTTCACGCCAACATCGAGGAAAAGAGCCAGGGCGAAGGCCTCACCGCCGCCGGCGGACACTTGTTCCACGTCCATACCTGCGAGAATGACCGCGGCGCACCCGGCTCCGGCCACGTAGAGTGGGAAGAAGTGGTCGCCCGTCTCAAGGCAATGAACTACGACGGCTATCTGGTAATCGAAAGCTTCGGCTTCGCCATCAAGGAAATCGCCGCCGCGGCCTGCATCTGGCGCGACCTGGCGCCCACGCCCGAAACCATCGCCTGGGACGGACTTAAATTCCTCCGCGGCGCCACCAGTTACTGA
- a CDS encoding BON domain-containing protein, giving the protein MKSILNAVPKLTLAGAMLAAPWLAMAQTTSAAGEQAAAAQTLARKVRHELVTLPFYGVFDNFAYKVEDGAVTLYGKVTRPTLRSSAENVVKRIEGVNHVVNNIEVLPLSPYDDRIRFAVLRAIYGAPGLDRYGLGAQPSIRILVRNGEVTLEGVVMNDADRNHANIRANGVSGVFRVTNNLRTDAELRRG; this is encoded by the coding sequence ATGAAATCGATCCTCAATGCAGTACCGAAACTCACGCTGGCGGGCGCGATGTTGGCCGCCCCCTGGCTGGCGATGGCTCAAACCACTTCCGCTGCCGGCGAGCAGGCCGCCGCGGCGCAAACGCTGGCGCGCAAGGTCCGCCATGAACTGGTGACACTCCCGTTCTACGGCGTGTTCGACAACTTCGCCTACAAGGTCGAAGACGGCGCCGTCACCCTGTATGGCAAGGTCACCCGGCCCACGCTTCGCTCGAGCGCCGAGAACGTCGTGAAGCGGATCGAGGGCGTCAACCACGTAGTCAACAACATCGAAGTGCTGCCGCTGTCGCCCTACGACGACCGGATCCGGTTCGCCGTGCTCCGCGCCATCTACGGGGCTCCGGGGCTTGACCGCTACGGCCTGGGCGCTCAGCCCTCCATCCGCATCCTGGTGCGCAACGGCGAGGTGACGCTCGAAGGCGTCGTGATGAACGATGCCGACCGCAACCATGCCAACATTCGCGCCAACGGCGTCTCAGGCGTGTTCAGGGTGACGAACAACCTTCGCACCGACGCCGAACTGCGCCGCGGCTGA
- the rmuC gene encoding DNA recombination protein RmuC produces the protein MAIAVGVAFGWLICWTSLRSERAALYARGKAEAEQERVALEERLSAKDERISEIQREWGQEREILARIQDENDELRAAREELDVRVAEIHRQAELKVTATIQAQDKATEQLKQAWSEKVFEQEARVRALEAELEAAPLGAAGAPGKAELEQARQQVAALEAERDQAAAELAAARAGLDRARDDASAILEQVGLAQQEAVTAREARAAAEGALTAIQTGMAELQEENARLAAANEVLAAQLESRQTHPDEGAGSAGVAALEEEVARLAAANDAYAAQFETQQSRLEQFAAAEAGLAAQREELAARREENARLAAANEALALETEAQRARIEQLASANPDLAALEEENERLVAANDAYAAQFEAQQLHLEELTAANPDLAVLREENARLAIANDAYNVQFEAQRARLEQLAAMEAELSAIRDDNARLAAANDAYAAQLDAQQLRLEELAAGGADMAAVNEENARLAAANEAFAAQLEIHQNRIEDLTAAAQNQAPAAELAALREENARLTEANEAFAAQFEQQQVRLEELATATGNATQTAEVVREEAAALQAELDDARAAVERTRAELEGARAETSRVVEESEALGAEIARLEAACAAWQSRATAQGHAVVPADSPAGRHGDLERERDEALLSARQLREENIRLETTHDALIDKLEDLDARLLEVKQAAESTRQEKDTAVRELTRLQAANAEIEARLGESRRLMQERLAVVEDNDARLAGMVRAASIEAFQANQQVLLEMTQAALRQIQTLQPAQTGAGPVHDPQAIEAAVRPLRESLERVDAALHQIDRNRAQDLDAISSQVKGLVTALRAPAPSRWNGMPLRQAVDLAGVGPYCEFAAGGDNDRAELSVQLPGGRFLSIDAKAPIGAYLESLRAPSDEERHRKLEEHAQSVRGHVDHLRGAAGREGRTPEFSVAFVPNEAFLSAALERDPGLVEEAAASQVYFASPATLIALLKVVGHGWQQEQLAEQTRAVRELGRTLYERLCGFAAEMESVTINLSRTVECYNHAVGTLENRVLRSARRFAATEAGSEQELFAPAPVDRVARAPRQILEAEAVDAPEPVEAETDGARSEAAPEAAPPEAAPETAAAQQPETVEPAGAEARESEEESSESLTQLKVALSDAEPRSAGEDAPAASSAVRPEPAPHADGI, from the coding sequence ATGGCGATCGCTGTAGGTGTCGCGTTCGGATGGCTCATCTGCTGGACGAGCTTGCGTTCCGAGCGCGCTGCGCTCTACGCCCGGGGAAAGGCCGAGGCCGAGCAGGAGCGGGTGGCTCTTGAGGAAAGGCTCTCCGCCAAGGACGAGCGGATCTCCGAGATCCAGCGCGAATGGGGCCAGGAACGCGAGATTCTCGCCCGCATCCAGGACGAAAACGACGAGTTGCGCGCCGCCCGCGAGGAACTCGACGTCCGCGTCGCCGAGATTCACCGGCAGGCTGAGCTCAAGGTGACGGCCACCATCCAGGCGCAGGACAAGGCGACCGAGCAGCTGAAGCAGGCCTGGTCGGAGAAGGTCTTCGAGCAGGAAGCCCGCGTCCGGGCGCTCGAAGCCGAACTCGAAGCAGCGCCGCTCGGCGCCGCCGGCGCCCCCGGGAAGGCCGAACTCGAGCAGGCCCGCCAACAGGTGGCAGCGCTCGAGGCCGAACGCGACCAGGCCGCCGCCGAACTGGCCGCCGCCCGCGCCGGGCTCGACCGGGCGCGGGATGATGCCTCGGCCATCCTCGAACAGGTCGGTCTCGCTCAGCAGGAAGCGGTCACGGCCCGCGAGGCCCGCGCCGCGGCCGAGGGCGCTTTGACCGCGATCCAAACCGGCATGGCGGAGCTTCAGGAGGAGAACGCGCGTCTGGCCGCCGCCAACGAAGTGCTTGCCGCGCAGCTTGAATCGCGCCAGACCCACCCCGACGAAGGCGCCGGCTCGGCCGGAGTCGCCGCGCTCGAGGAAGAGGTCGCGCGCCTGGCCGCCGCCAACGACGCCTACGCCGCTCAGTTCGAAACGCAGCAATCCCGCCTCGAGCAGTTCGCCGCGGCCGAGGCCGGTTTGGCCGCGCAGCGAGAAGAACTGGCCGCCCGGCGCGAAGAGAACGCTCGCCTTGCCGCCGCCAACGAGGCCCTTGCCCTCGAAACCGAGGCCCAACGCGCCCGCATCGAACAACTCGCCTCGGCCAACCCCGATCTGGCCGCGCTCGAGGAGGAAAACGAGCGCCTCGTGGCCGCCAACGACGCCTACGCCGCTCAGTTCGAAGCGCAGCAGTTGCACCTCGAGGAACTCACCGCCGCCAACCCGGATCTCGCCGTCCTGCGCGAGGAGAACGCCCGGCTGGCCATCGCCAACGACGCCTACAACGTCCAATTCGAGGCGCAGCGGGCGCGCTTGGAGCAGCTTGCCGCCATGGAAGCGGAGCTGTCCGCCATCCGCGACGACAACGCCCGGCTCGCCGCCGCCAACGACGCCTACGCGGCCCAGCTCGACGCCCAGCAACTGCGGCTCGAGGAACTGGCCGCCGGCGGCGCGGACATGGCCGCGGTCAATGAGGAAAACGCCCGGCTCGCCGCCGCCAACGAGGCCTTCGCCGCGCAGTTGGAAATCCACCAGAACCGCATTGAAGACCTCACCGCCGCCGCCCAGAACCAGGCCCCGGCCGCGGAACTGGCCGCTCTCCGGGAGGAAAACGCCCGGCTCACGGAGGCCAACGAGGCCTTCGCCGCCCAGTTCGAACAGCAGCAGGTGCGGCTCGAGGAACTCGCCACCGCCACCGGCAACGCGACCCAGACGGCGGAGGTGGTGCGCGAGGAAGCCGCCGCCCTGCAAGCCGAACTCGACGATGCCCGCGCGGCTGTCGAGCGCACCCGGGCCGAGCTCGAAGGCGCCCGCGCCGAAACATCGCGCGTCGTTGAGGAGTCCGAGGCGCTCGGCGCCGAAATCGCCCGGCTCGAAGCCGCTTGCGCCGCCTGGCAGAGCCGCGCCACCGCGCAGGGACATGCCGTTGTTCCCGCCGATTCCCCGGCCGGCCGGCACGGGGACCTCGAGCGGGAGCGCGACGAAGCGCTGCTCTCGGCCCGCCAACTCCGCGAGGAGAACATCCGGCTCGAAACCACCCACGACGCCCTCATCGACAAGCTCGAGGATCTCGACGCGCGCCTGCTCGAAGTGAAACAGGCGGCCGAGTCCACCCGCCAGGAGAAGGACACCGCCGTCCGCGAGTTGACCCGCCTCCAGGCAGCCAACGCGGAGATCGAAGCCCGCCTCGGCGAATCCCGCCGCCTCATGCAGGAACGGCTCGCCGTGGTCGAGGATAACGATGCGCGCCTGGCCGGCATGGTCCGCGCCGCCTCCATCGAGGCGTTCCAGGCAAACCAGCAGGTCCTGCTCGAAATGACGCAGGCCGCCCTGCGCCAGATCCAGACCCTCCAGCCGGCGCAGACCGGCGCCGGTCCGGTCCACGATCCGCAAGCCATCGAAGCCGCTGTCCGTCCGCTCCGCGAGTCGCTCGAGCGCGTCGACGCCGCGCTGCATCAGATTGACCGCAACCGCGCCCAGGATCTCGACGCCATCAGTTCGCAGGTCAAGGGACTCGTCACCGCCCTCCGCGCTCCGGCCCCCAGCCGCTGGAACGGCATGCCGCTCCGTCAGGCTGTCGACCTGGCCGGCGTCGGCCCATACTGCGAGTTCGCCGCCGGCGGCGACAACGATCGCGCCGAGCTCTCGGTTCAGCTTCCGGGCGGACGTTTCCTCTCGATCGACGCCAAGGCCCCCATCGGGGCCTACCTCGAGTCGCTCCGCGCGCCGAGCGACGAAGAGCGCCACCGTAAGCTCGAAGAGCACGCGCAGTCCGTTCGCGGCCACGTCGACCACTTGCGGGGAGCCGCCGGCCGCGAAGGCCGGACGCCGGAGTTCAGCGTCGCCTTTGTGCCGAATGAAGCCTTTCTGTCGGCCGCCCTCGAGCGCGACCCGGGGCTGGTCGAGGAAGCCGCCGCCTCGCAGGTTTACTTCGCCTCGCCGGCCACTCTCATCGCGCTGCTCAAAGTGGTGGGCCACGGCTGGCAACAGGAGCAACTCGCCGAACAGACCCGCGCCGTCCGCGAACTGGGCCGCACTCTCTACGAGCGGCTGTGCGGTTTCGCCGCCGAGATGGAGTCGGTGACGATCAACCTCTCGCGCACCGTCGAGTGCTACAACCACGCCGTCGGCACGCTCGAGAACCGGGTCCTGCGGAGCGCCCGCCGCTTCGCCGCCACCGAGGCCGGCTCCGAGCAGGAACTGTTTGCGCCTGCTCCGGTCGACCGAGTGGCGCGCGCCCCGCGGCAGATCCTCGAAGCCGAGGCCGTCGATGCGCCGGAGCCGGTTGAGGCCGAGACCGATGGGGCCCGATCCGAAGCTGCGCCCGAAGCCGCGCCCCCCGAGGCAGCGCCCGAAACCGCGGCCGCGCAACAGCCGGAAACGGTTGAGCCGGCCGGCGCGGAAGCCCGCGAATCGGAGGAGGAATCCTCGGAGTCGCTCACGCAACTCAAAGTCGCCCTCTCGGACGCCGAGCCGCGATCGGCCGGCGAGGACGCCCCGGCGGCCTCTTCCGCCGTGCGGCCCGAGCCTGCGCCCCACGCCGACGGTATCTGA
- a CDS encoding tetratricopeptide repeat protein: MNPGARPLVILAVLLAGAFVLWARSRFLRVGSFSRLLRRAEAEAFTGDLDRAAGALDAATAQLRHLHRSFRAAASRALTVLRANLLYRRGDLDAAASLTYELLARTHAAPNPDPYAVAQRYSDLGRICMAREDYGEASALFEKSLQWKLGAGCHEIDHVPELLMLARALARQGRLPDACMAMARSAAIERRALADPSLDRHPALLCFGADLELQPAVVDEWLLYQGEYERAAAGFRSKIACEGDSGVALDLEGLPYQEKLAEAEEGLGRHGPARDAFLEAAAVWELRLAPGHPRAAWCRRRAAEISEITEAGAAPDGGISS; encoded by the coding sequence ATGAACCCGGGGGCGAGACCGCTCGTCATTCTCGCCGTCCTTCTGGCCGGCGCCTTTGTCCTTTGGGCCCGCTCGCGCTTCCTCCGCGTCGGCAGTTTCTCGCGGCTGCTGCGCCGGGCCGAAGCGGAAGCTTTCACCGGCGACCTCGATCGCGCCGCCGGAGCCCTCGACGCCGCCACCGCGCAGCTTCGCCACCTGCACCGCTCCTTCCGCGCCGCCGCCTCCCGCGCCTTGACCGTACTGCGGGCCAATCTCCTCTACCGGCGCGGCGACCTCGACGCCGCCGCCTCGCTCACCTACGAACTGCTTGCCCGCACGCACGCGGCCCCCAACCCGGACCCCTACGCGGTGGCCCAGCGCTACAGCGATCTCGGTCGCATCTGCATGGCCCGCGAAGACTACGGCGAAGCTTCGGCGCTGTTTGAAAAATCGCTGCAGTGGAAATTGGGCGCCGGCTGCCACGAGATCGACCATGTTCCCGAGCTGTTGATGCTCGCCCGCGCGCTCGCCCGGCAGGGGCGCCTTCCGGACGCCTGCATGGCCATGGCGCGCTCGGCCGCCATCGAGCGGCGCGCCCTCGCCGACCCGTCGCTCGACCGGCACCCCGCGCTCCTCTGCTTCGGCGCCGACCTCGAGCTCCAACCCGCCGTCGTCGACGAGTGGCTCCTCTACCAGGGCGAATACGAACGCGCGGCCGCGGGCTTTCGCTCCAAAATCGCCTGCGAGGGCGATTCCGGCGTCGCGCTCGATCTCGAAGGCCTGCCCTATCAGGAAAAGCTCGCCGAGGCCGAGGAAGGCCTCGGTCGCCACGGCCCGGCCCGAGACGCCTTTCTCGAGGCCGCCGCGGTGTGGGAACTGCGGCTCGCTCCCGGCCATCCCCGCGCGGCATGGTGCCGGCGCCGGGCCGCGGAAATCAGCGAAATCACCGAGGCCGGGGCGGCCCCCGATGGGGGTATCTCGTCCTGA
- a CDS encoding tetratricopeptide repeat protein produces the protein MEWLWPIPAAVAALTLGAVGIARFLLWDQVLMARLQIYMSARRTREALPLAERLLDMLSRRRGSLHPDTATARYTLGHLCFEHGHRARGAELVREAAAALASHAATGDAGFAASLLNLASAQRTIGDLEGALESALAGAGLLARRHGALDPRVAGARGNTGVILNELGRPGEAATILEDVLQMCVRIHGRGSAEEGVALVNLAEARIRLGDFPAARSALDRAVGILGSVRAAPTAAGDEIGHAWAAYALLHETREEWEAAEDMRIRALAAFERALGTVHAEVAGQQEKLAAALDRLDRPTEAALARRRAVRIRAELLSGTDAPLSPPAREAAARG, from the coding sequence ATGGAGTGGCTGTGGCCGATTCCCGCCGCCGTCGCCGCGCTCACCCTCGGAGCCGTCGGCATTGCGCGATTCCTGCTTTGGGACCAGGTTCTCATGGCCCGGCTCCAGATCTACATGTCCGCACGCCGCACCCGCGAAGCCCTTCCGCTCGCCGAACGGCTGCTCGACATGCTTTCCCGGCGCCGCGGCAGTCTCCACCCGGACACCGCCACCGCCCGGTACACGCTCGGCCACCTCTGTTTCGAGCACGGACATCGCGCCCGCGGGGCTGAACTCGTCCGCGAAGCCGCCGCCGCCCTCGCCTCCCACGCCGCCACGGGCGATGCCGGCTTCGCCGCCTCGCTCCTCAACCTCGCCTCGGCGCAGCGCACCATCGGCGACCTCGAAGGCGCCCTCGAATCCGCCCTCGCCGGCGCCGGCCTGCTCGCCCGCCGCCACGGCGCGCTCGATCCGCGGGTAGCCGGAGCCCGCGGCAACACCGGAGTGATTCTCAATGAACTCGGGCGCCCCGGCGAGGCCGCCACCATTCTCGAGGACGTCCTGCAAATGTGCGTCCGGATCCACGGCCGGGGCTCGGCAGAGGAGGGGGTCGCGCTGGTGAATCTCGCCGAGGCGCGGATCCGGCTCGGCGATTTTCCGGCCGCGCGTTCGGCGCTCGACCGCGCCGTCGGCATCCTCGGGAGCGTCCGGGCCGCGCCCACGGCCGCCGGCGACGAGATCGGCCATGCCTGGGCCGCCTACGCGCTGCTGCATGAGACTCGCGAGGAGTGGGAGGCCGCCGAAGACATGCGGATCCGGGCGCTTGCGGCATTCGAGCGCGCACTCGGCACGGTCCACGCCGAGGTTGCCGGCCAGCAGGAAAAGCTCGCCGCGGCGCTCGACCGGCTGGACCGCCCCACCGAGGCCGCCCTCGCGCGCCGCCGCGCCGTCCGCATCCGCGCCGAACTGCTCTCCGGGACCGACGCGCCGCTTTCGCCTCCGGCGCGAGAGGCAGCCGCCCGGGGATGA
- a CDS encoding AAA family ATPase: MSKTILVICPERRLMGELIPLLSQHFPALPVDQVQQYPDRARLSQLLANGHALCFLDVTSDQERALALLAEIGALGSSTVPVALLTNNNSDLILRALRAGAAEFLLHPITVDQLRPVMERVAKSGPGVGGAGTVLSVIPVKGACGASTLASSLVFQAKRGGAKKILLADMDPTAGTLSFLLKVKSNYSFLDALSRSGGLDADLWRGMVVQHKGVDVLLSPENAMDAVHDLPDPADVIAFCRQAYDYVVLDLGNPFNRWSQSILVQSDEILLVTTNELPALRSTQRALHHLNASGVEKSRIRLVVNRYNPDVGLNQEAIETALRSKVFRVIPSDYESVQRALMEGKLISPGSGFGKSLSALAAQIFEKPKDGGKPDGEKKKSWTSIFSSLVGR, translated from the coding sequence GTGTCGAAGACCATTCTCGTCATTTGCCCTGAGCGCCGGCTCATGGGGGAGTTGATCCCTCTACTGAGCCAACATTTTCCGGCCCTGCCGGTCGACCAGGTACAGCAGTACCCCGACCGCGCCCGGCTTTCGCAGTTGCTCGCCAATGGCCACGCGCTCTGCTTCCTCGACGTCACCTCGGACCAGGAACGCGCCCTCGCGCTGCTCGCCGAGATCGGCGCCCTCGGCTCCTCCACCGTTCCGGTGGCCCTGCTCACCAATAACAACTCCGATCTCATCCTCCGCGCCCTCCGCGCCGGAGCCGCCGAATTCCTGCTCCACCCGATCACGGTCGATCAACTCCGGCCGGTGATGGAGCGGGTCGCCAAAAGCGGGCCCGGCGTGGGCGGCGCCGGCACCGTCCTTTCGGTGATTCCCGTCAAGGGCGCCTGCGGCGCGAGCACGCTCGCGAGCAGCCTCGTCTTTCAGGCCAAGCGCGGTGGCGCGAAGAAGATCCTCCTCGCCGACATGGACCCCACCGCGGGCACTCTCTCGTTCCTGCTCAAGGTCAAGTCCAACTACAGCTTTCTCGACGCCCTCAGCCGCTCCGGCGGCCTCGACGCCGATCTCTGGCGCGGCATGGTCGTCCAGCACAAAGGCGTCGACGTGCTGCTTTCGCCCGAAAACGCCATGGACGCCGTCCACGATCTTCCCGATCCGGCCGATGTCATCGCCTTCTGCCGCCAGGCCTACGACTACGTCGTCCTCGACCTCGGCAACCCGTTCAACCGCTGGTCCCAGAGCATCCTCGTCCAGTCCGACGAAATTCTGCTCGTCACCACCAACGAACTCCCGGCGCTCCGCTCCACTCAGCGCGCCCTGCATCACCTCAACGCGAGCGGCGTCGAGAAGTCCCGGATCCGCCTCGTCGTCAACCGCTACAATCCCGATGTCGGCCTCAACCAGGAAGCCATCGAGACCGCTCTCCGGAGCAAGGTTTTCCGCGTCATCCCAAGCGACTACGAATCGGTTCAGCGCGCCCTCATGGAGGGCAAGCTGATCAGCCCCGGCAGCGGCTTCGGCAAGAGCCTCTCCGCCCTCGCCGCCCAGATCTTCGAGAAGCCCAAGGACGGCGGCAAGCCCGATGGCGAGAAGAAAAAGTCCTGGACGTCGATCTTCTCGTCGCTCGTCGGCCGTTGA
- a CDS encoding response regulator transcription factor, whose product MNMLSPATPDLRSPQHRPQNGPFGDRQHGKAEAARVESGPTQGVPGGARRHVVVCDTQPITAEGVRASLSGCADLDFLGATASLTDAWALARDRGADLMVVDKSFGSQTLLQWLGEMRSQQPSIAIVVWGNSITEPEALRLLQAGVRGILRKNADRDTLITCLRSVAGGVNWMEDTLFREAPRNERYPRSELTPREQQVLELVEQGLKNKEIARELGIRPGTVKIHLKHIFEKTGVRGRYGLALTGLRDRGGLGVGRPLEE is encoded by the coding sequence ATGAATATGCTATCGCCGGCAACGCCGGACCTTCGATCTCCCCAACACCGTCCCCAGAATGGGCCGTTCGGAGACCGCCAGCACGGCAAAGCCGAGGCGGCCCGGGTGGAATCGGGACCGACGCAGGGCGTGCCGGGCGGCGCGCGGCGGCACGTGGTGGTTTGCGATACGCAGCCGATCACGGCGGAAGGGGTCCGGGCGTCATTAAGCGGTTGCGCGGACCTGGATTTCCTGGGGGCGACGGCGAGCCTGACGGATGCCTGGGCGCTGGCGCGGGACCGCGGGGCGGATCTGATGGTGGTGGACAAGTCGTTCGGGTCACAGACGCTGCTGCAATGGCTCGGGGAGATGCGGAGCCAGCAGCCGTCGATTGCGATTGTGGTGTGGGGGAACTCGATCACCGAACCGGAGGCGCTGCGGCTGCTGCAGGCCGGGGTGCGGGGGATCCTGCGGAAGAACGCCGACCGGGATACGCTCATCACGTGCCTGCGGTCGGTGGCCGGGGGCGTGAACTGGATGGAGGACACGCTGTTCCGGGAGGCTCCGCGGAACGAGCGCTATCCGAGGTCCGAACTGACGCCACGCGAGCAGCAGGTGCTCGAGCTGGTGGAGCAGGGGCTGAAGAACAAGGAGATCGCGCGCGAGCTCGGGATCCGGCCGGGGACGGTGAAGATCCACCTGAAGCACATCTTCGAGAAGACGGGCGTGCGCGGGCGGTACGGGCTGGCGCTGACGGGGCTGCGGGACCGGGGCGGGCTGGGCGTGGGCCGGCCGCTCGAGGAGTAG